A single region of the Acinetobacter sp. WCHA45 genome encodes:
- a CDS encoding D-alanyl-D-alanine carboxypeptidase PBP6B — protein sequence MKFLLSLFTLFSLLCANLVHANLLNIAPETVEAQAWSIVDAQSGQIIAEHNSHVQRSPASLTKMMVAYIALKEIEAGKLRKEEVLTATPVVSTVMWDESQMYLKAGEQISVDQLLAGLIVMSANDAAVTLAEKISGGVPQFVARMNKEAQALGMKDTHFSNPAGITMTDHYSTSADLSLLAKAIVKETPEYLHYSKMPSFSYNQRFHRATNLALKMDPTADGLKTGYTKAAGYNLALTAERPTLNPHVDKRRLIVVVLGTPSAVKRAEVAHKLMNLAYTYTRDEEVIPKQKLIAELPVIKSTLKIFKVETQQPTIVTTSLYDQATPIDLNSFDLLTQRIHLLDTNQQIKTIEPLETTKTHVNIKLNEQHLTAPLTQVMNLATVTVYQNNQLIRSLQIENNVEIEEANIFQKIMIWFANLFSFFSTNDVKAAKIYPLNQG from the coding sequence TTGAAATTTCTCCTCTCGCTCTTTACGTTGTTTAGTCTGTTATGTGCCAATTTAGTACATGCCAATTTACTCAATATCGCTCCTGAAACGGTTGAAGCGCAAGCTTGGTCGATCGTAGATGCTCAATCAGGTCAAATCATTGCTGAACATAATAGTCATGTTCAACGTTCGCCTGCATCGCTCACCAAAATGATGGTGGCTTATATTGCTTTGAAAGAAATCGAAGCTGGTAAATTACGTAAGGAAGAGGTATTAACCGCAACACCTGTGGTGAGCACTGTCATGTGGGATGAATCCCAAATGTATTTAAAAGCTGGTGAACAAATTTCTGTTGATCAACTTTTAGCAGGACTGATTGTCATGTCTGCCAATGATGCAGCAGTTACGCTTGCTGAAAAAATTTCAGGTGGTGTTCCACAGTTCGTTGCGCGAATGAATAAAGAAGCCCAAGCCTTAGGGATGAAAGATACCCATTTTAGTAATCCTGCGGGTATCACCATGACAGATCATTACTCAACTTCAGCAGATTTAAGTCTATTAGCAAAAGCGATCGTAAAAGAGACACCTGAATATTTACATTATTCAAAAATGCCAAGTTTTAGCTATAACCAACGTTTCCACCGTGCAACAAATCTTGCATTAAAAATGGATCCAACAGCAGATGGTTTAAAAACAGGTTATACCAAGGCGGCAGGTTACAACTTGGCTTTAACCGCTGAGCGCCCTACTCTAAATCCACATGTCGATAAGCGTCGTTTGATTGTAGTGGTACTTGGAACACCAAGTGCGGTAAAACGGGCTGAAGTCGCGCATAAATTAATGAATTTAGCGTATACATACACACGCGATGAAGAAGTGATTCCAAAACAAAAGCTAATTGCTGAACTTCCTGTCATCAAATCAACTTTAAAAATTTTCAAAGTTGAAACTCAACAACCCACTATCGTAACAACATCTTTATACGATCAAGCGACACCAATTGATTTAAATAGTTTTGATTTACTCACACAACGTATACATTTGCTTGATACAAACCAGCAAATCAAAACCATTGAACCACTTGAAACGACAAAAACACACGTCAATATCAAACTCAATGAACAGCATTTAACAGCACCATTGACGCAAGTCATGAATTTGGCCACAGTGACGGTTTATCAAAATAATCAGTTAATTCGTAGCCTACAAATTGAAAATAACGTGGAAATTGAGGAAGCGAATATTTTTCAAAAAATTATGATTTGGTTTGCAAACTTATTCTCGTTTTTTTCAACAAATGATGTCAAAGCTGCCAAAATTTATCCTTTAAATCAAGGATAA
- a CDS encoding M61 family metallopeptidase, giving the protein MLHYQIEFDDYRQHLIHVTLRFLANPNQELWLPTWIPGSYLIREFSKHIESVKASDEAGRLLSIKKTEKNRWQLFNTDHELITVEYDVYAYDLSVRGAYVDQTRLYVNPACVCLGLIDQEQSPCEVEIFLPHELKHFQIATGLTAKSLVKGRYTLKADNYDQLIDSPFELAEQSRFSFEANGIPHEFVISGKHNTNLERLKTDIQQICQTEIKMFGSAPFQNYTFMTMATGNSYGGLEHCNSTSLITPRDDLPKANEPEEPSKDYQRFLGLCSHEYFHSWLVKFIRPENFANYDLHKESYTSLLWIFEGFTSYYDDLILLRSGVISQKSYLDLLKAQIDRYLQNPGRFIQSVSESSFDAWIKFYRQDENSNNAGTSYYNKGSLVALCLDLGLRLRGSNLDALMRRLYENTQNGIQVNDRTIFELCNELTGDNWIEQINHLINTTDELPLDQLLPEFGLSYTLKNDKALPFGLKVTDKAEGVVIQNVRRESSAAKAGLSANDVIIAIDGLKASEKLLSKYAKQPGTYNAYAFRRDELLQFELIAGENTLATVELNIEDQNKLDAWLKL; this is encoded by the coding sequence ATGTTGCACTATCAAATTGAGTTTGACGATTATCGCCAACATCTTATTCATGTCACACTTCGTTTCCTTGCTAATCCGAACCAAGAACTTTGGTTACCGACATGGATTCCTGGCAGTTATTTGATTCGAGAGTTTTCAAAACATATTGAATCAGTAAAAGCATCTGATGAAGCAGGGCGGTTACTTAGTATTAAGAAAACGGAAAAGAACCGTTGGCAATTATTCAATACAGATCATGAATTGATTACGGTTGAATATGATGTCTACGCTTATGATTTGTCGGTACGAGGCGCATATGTTGATCAAACTCGCCTATATGTAAACCCTGCTTGTGTTTGTTTAGGTTTAATCGATCAAGAACAATCACCATGTGAAGTTGAAATTTTCTTACCGCATGAATTAAAACATTTTCAAATTGCAACAGGTTTAACTGCTAAGAGTTTGGTGAAAGGACGCTATACTTTAAAGGCAGATAACTACGATCAGTTGATTGATAGTCCATTTGAGTTGGCAGAGCAAAGCCGTTTTAGCTTTGAAGCAAATGGTATTCCGCATGAGTTTGTGATTTCAGGTAAACACAATACAAATCTAGAGCGGTTAAAAACTGATATTCAGCAAATCTGTCAGACTGAAATTAAGATGTTCGGTTCTGCACCGTTTCAAAACTATACCTTTATGACTATGGCAACGGGCAATAGTTATGGTGGTTTAGAGCACTGTAATAGCACAAGCTTAATTACACCTCGTGATGATTTGCCTAAAGCAAATGAACCAGAAGAACCATCAAAAGACTATCAGCGCTTTTTGGGTTTGTGTAGCCATGAGTATTTCCATTCATGGTTAGTTAAATTTATTCGTCCAGAGAATTTCGCAAATTACGATCTACACAAAGAGTCATACACCAGTTTGTTGTGGATCTTTGAAGGATTTACTTCGTATTACGATGATTTAATTTTGTTGCGTAGTGGCGTCATTTCACAAAAGTCTTATCTTGATTTATTAAAAGCTCAAATTGACCGTTATCTACAGAATCCTGGACGTTTTATTCAATCTGTTTCTGAGTCAAGTTTTGATGCATGGATTAAATTCTATCGTCAGGATGAAAACTCAAATAATGCAGGAACGAGTTACTACAACAAAGGTAGTCTAGTCGCATTGTGTTTAGATTTGGGTTTACGTTTACGTGGTTCAAATCTTGATGCACTTATGCGTCGTTTGTATGAAAACACTCAAAATGGCATACAAGTTAATGATCGCACGATTTTTGAGTTATGTAATGAATTGACTGGCGATAATTGGATTGAACAGATTAATCATTTGATCAATACCACTGATGAATTACCACTAGATCAACTTTTACCTGAGTTTGGTTTGAGCTATACGCTTAAAAATGACAAAGCATTACCATTCGGCTTAAAAGTTACTGACAAAGCTGAAGGTGTTGTTATTCAAAATGTTCGTCGAGAAAGTTCTGCAGCAAAAGCAGGCTTATCTGCAAATGATGTGATCATTGCAATCGATGGCTTAAAAGCTTCCGAAAAACTACTATCTAAGTATGCTAAACAGCCAGGGACATATAATGCATACGCATTTCGTAGAGATGAGTTATTGCAATTTGAACTCATAGCAGGGGAAAACACCTTAGCGACTGTTGAACTCAATATTGAAGATCAAAACAAACTGGATGCATGGCTAAAACTTTAG
- a CDS encoding NADP-dependent isocitrate dehydrogenase produces the protein MAGGKSKIIYTLTDEAPLLATYSLLPIIETFTKPAGIEIVKSDISVAARVLAEFSDYLSDEQKVANNLAELGRLTQDPDTNIIKLPNISASVAQLTACIKELQSKGYAIPDYPENPTTDEEKEIKTRYGKCLGSAVNPVLREGNSDRRAPAAVKNYAKKHPHSMTEWKQWSQTHVSHMEEGDFYHGEKSMTLDRARNVKMELITKRGETIVLKPKVALQDGEVIDSMFMSKKALCDFYEKQLDDCREAGILFSLHVKATMMKVSHPIVFGHCVKIYYKEAFEKHGKLFDQLGINVNNGMAGLYEKIATLPTSLREEIIEDLHACQEHRPALAMVDSAKGIDNFHSPNDVIVDASMPAMIRGGGKMWGADGKPYDCKAVMPESTFARIYQEMINFCKWNGNFDPKTMGTVPNVGLMAQKAEEYGSHDKTFEIPEAGIANITDLDTGEVLMSQNVEEGDIWRMCQVKDAPIRDWVKLAVSRARNSGMPAIFWLDPYRPHENELIKKVEKYLKEHDTEGLDIQIMSQVRAMRYTLERVARGLDTISVTGNILRDYLTDLFPIMELGTSAKMLSIVPLMAGGGMYETGAGGSAPKHVQQLVEENHLRWDSLGEFLALAVSLEELGLKEDNARAKLLAETLDQATGKLLDNDKSPSRRTGELDNRGSHFYLAMYWAEALAAQNEDAELKAKFAPLAKALVENEQKILAELSEVQGKAADIGGYYAVDPVKVNAVMRPSSTLNATLEMI, from the coding sequence ATGGCTGGTGGAAAGTCAAAAATCATTTATACACTGACTGATGAGGCGCCGTTATTGGCGACCTACTCGCTACTGCCGATCATTGAGACCTTTACTAAGCCAGCTGGCATAGAAATTGTCAAGAGTGACATTTCTGTTGCAGCGCGTGTGCTTGCAGAATTTTCGGACTACTTAAGTGATGAGCAGAAGGTGGCTAACAACCTTGCAGAGCTTGGTCGCCTTACTCAAGATCCAGATACGAATATCATCAAACTGCCGAATATCAGTGCGTCTGTTGCTCAATTGACAGCATGTATCAAAGAGTTACAGTCCAAAGGATATGCAATTCCTGATTATCCAGAAAACCCTACTACGGATGAAGAGAAAGAAATCAAGACTCGTTACGGTAAATGTCTTGGTTCTGCTGTAAACCCTGTATTGCGTGAAGGTAACTCAGATCGTCGTGCGCCTGCTGCTGTTAAAAACTATGCGAAGAAGCATCCACATTCGATGACTGAATGGAAACAGTGGTCTCAAACCCACGTATCACACATGGAAGAAGGTGACTTCTATCATGGTGAAAAATCAATGACGCTTGATCGTGCACGTAACGTGAAGATGGAATTGATTACTAAGCGTGGTGAAACGATTGTTCTGAAACCGAAAGTAGCACTTCAAGATGGCGAAGTAATTGATTCAATGTTCATGAGCAAAAAAGCATTGTGTGACTTCTATGAGAAGCAACTCGATGATTGCCGTGAAGCAGGTATTTTATTCTCGTTACACGTAAAAGCCACAATGATGAAAGTTTCACACCCGATCGTTTTTGGTCACTGTGTGAAAATTTACTACAAAGAAGCATTTGAGAAACACGGTAAGTTATTTGATCAGTTAGGTATTAACGTCAATAACGGTATGGCTGGTCTTTATGAAAAGATCGCTACTTTACCAACCTCACTTCGTGAAGAAATCATTGAAGATTTACATGCTTGCCAAGAACATCGCCCTGCATTAGCAATGGTTGACTCAGCAAAAGGCATCGACAACTTCCATTCACCAAACGATGTAATTGTAGATGCTTCAATGCCTGCAATGATTCGTGGTGGCGGTAAAATGTGGGGTGCAGATGGTAAACCTTACGATTGTAAAGCGGTAATGCCAGAATCGACCTTCGCACGTATCTACCAAGAAATGATCAATTTCTGTAAGTGGAATGGTAATTTTGATCCGAAAACGATGGGTACTGTACCTAACGTTGGTTTGATGGCTCAAAAAGCAGAAGAATACGGTTCACACGATAAAACATTTGAAATTCCTGAAGCTGGTATTGCGAACATTACAGATTTAGACACGGGTGAAGTACTGATGTCTCAAAATGTAGAAGAAGGCGATATCTGGCGTATGTGTCAGGTGAAAGATGCACCGATTCGCGATTGGGTAAAACTTGCAGTAAGTCGTGCGCGTAACTCTGGTATGCCTGCAATTTTCTGGCTTGACCCATATCGTCCACACGAAAATGAGTTGATCAAGAAAGTTGAGAAGTACTTAAAAGAGCATGACACTGAAGGTTTAGACATTCAGATCATGTCACAAGTACGTGCAATGCGTTATACGCTTGAACGTGTAGCTCGTGGTTTAGATACTATTTCTGTAACTGGTAACATTTTACGTGACTATTTAACTGACTTGTTCCCAATCATGGAGTTGGGTACTTCAGCGAAAATGTTATCTATCGTTCCGTTAATGGCGGGCGGTGGCATGTATGAAACAGGTGCAGGTGGTTCAGCGCCGAAGCATGTTCAGCAGTTAGTTGAAGAAAACCACTTACGTTGGGATTCGCTTGGTGAGTTCCTTGCGCTTGCAGTATCTTTAGAAGAGCTTGGTCTTAAAGAAGATAATGCACGTGCGAAGTTACTTGCAGAAACTCTTGATCAAGCAACGGGTAAATTGCTCGATAACGATAAGTCTCCATCTCGTCGTACGGGTGAGCTAGATAACCGCGGTAGCCACTTCTATTTAGCAATGTATTGGGCTGAAGCGCTTGCTGCTCAAAACGAAGATGCTGAATTGAAAGCGAAGTTTGCTCCTCTTGCAAAAGCCTTGGTTGAAAATGAACAAAAAATTCTTGCTGAATTAAGTGAAGTACAGGGTAAAGCAGCTGATATTGGTGGTTACTACGCTGTGGATCCAGTAAAAGTAAATGCAGTAATGCGTCCAAGTTCAACGCTTAATGCTACGCTTGAAATGATTTAA
- a CDS encoding pseudouridine synthase — MKIVVFNKPFDVLSQFREDEAHLTLSHFIHDPDLRLAGRLDLDSEGLMFLTDHGGLNQYITNPANKKFKTYLAQVDGDVTEEALEQLRKGVELADGMTLPANAIKVHAPEWLWDRDPPVRYRANIPTSWIELQICEGRNRQVRRMTAAVGFPTLRLIRTKIGAIDLVRLGLQPGEQTEIEPLLYPDFKDLPEDQPYRSRSYVKKPGGTGGKPMHQKKKEGDKKDPNKKKSGTKRIWQMDESEKPRRKTNGTTRPNTKAPRGRNRNGR; from the coding sequence ATGAAAATAGTTGTATTCAACAAACCTTTCGACGTTTTGTCACAGTTCCGTGAGGATGAAGCTCACCTTACACTTTCTCACTTTATTCATGATCCAGATTTACGTCTGGCAGGCAGACTTGATCTTGATTCAGAAGGACTTATGTTCCTTACCGATCATGGTGGTCTGAATCAATACATTACGAATCCTGCAAATAAAAAATTTAAAACCTACCTTGCTCAAGTCGATGGTGATGTAACTGAGGAGGCTTTAGAACAATTGCGTAAAGGCGTTGAACTCGCTGATGGCATGACGTTACCTGCTAACGCAATTAAAGTACATGCACCAGAATGGTTATGGGATCGAGATCCACCTGTACGTTATCGCGCTAACATCCCAACAAGTTGGATTGAGCTACAAATTTGTGAAGGTCGTAATCGCCAAGTGCGTCGTATGACAGCGGCGGTTGGCTTTCCAACTTTACGCTTAATTCGTACTAAAATTGGTGCAATTGATTTGGTTCGTTTAGGTTTACAACCAGGTGAGCAAACTGAAATCGAGCCTTTGCTTTATCCTGATTTTAAAGATTTACCTGAAGATCAACCGTATCGTTCTCGCTCATATGTGAAAAAACCAGGCGGCACGGGCGGTAAACCCATGCACCAGAAGAAGAAAGAAGGTGATAAAAAAGATCCGAACAAGAAAAAGTCAGGTACAAAGCGTATTTGGCAAATGGATGAAAGTGAGAAACCACGTCGTAAGACCAATGGTACAACTCGTCCAAATACTAAAGCACCTCGTGGGCGCAACCGTAATGGTCGTTGA
- the icd gene encoding NADP-dependent isocitrate dehydrogenase gives MGYQKIVVPADGDKITVNADLSLNVPNHPIIPFIEGDGIGVDITPAMKAVVDAAVLKAYGGKRSIEWMEVYCGEKADKIYGTYMPEETFEALREFIVSIKGPLTTPVGGGIRSLNVALRQELDLYVCVRPVRWFEGVPSPVQHPELTDMVIFRENSEDIYAGIEWKADSEEAKKVIKFLKEEMGVTKIRFDEGCGIGIKPVSKEGTQRLVRKAIQFAIDNDKPSVTLVHKGNIMKYTEGAFKEWGYELAIERFGGELLDGGPWVKIKNPKNGKDIIIKDVIADAFLQQILMRPADYSVIATLNLNGDYISDALAAEVGGIGIAPGANIGGAIAVYEATHGTAPKYAGQDKVNPGSIILSAEMMLRDMGWGEAADLIIKGVSGAIEAKTVTYDFERLMPNATLLRCSEFGQAIIHHMED, from the coding sequence ATGGGTTATCAGAAGATCGTGGTTCCTGCTGATGGTGACAAAATCACAGTAAACGCAGACCTGTCACTGAATGTTCCAAATCATCCAATCATCCCTTTTATTGAAGGTGATGGTATTGGTGTGGATATTACACCAGCTATGAAAGCAGTAGTAGATGCTGCGGTGTTAAAAGCTTACGGTGGCAAACGTTCGATCGAATGGATGGAAGTCTATTGCGGTGAAAAAGCAGATAAAATTTATGGCACTTATATGCCTGAAGAAACCTTCGAAGCTCTACGAGAATTTATTGTTTCAATCAAAGGGCCTTTAACCACACCTGTGGGTGGTGGTATTCGTTCACTGAACGTTGCGTTGCGTCAAGAACTTGATTTATATGTTTGTGTGCGACCAGTACGTTGGTTTGAGGGTGTTCCTTCACCTGTTCAACATCCTGAACTCACGGATATGGTGATTTTCCGCGAAAACTCAGAAGATATTTATGCAGGGATTGAGTGGAAAGCAGATTCAGAGGAAGCTAAAAAAGTTATTAAATTTCTAAAAGAAGAAATGGGTGTAACAAAAATCCGTTTTGACGAAGGCTGTGGAATTGGGATCAAACCTGTTTCTAAAGAAGGGACACAACGTTTAGTACGTAAAGCCATTCAGTTTGCGATAGATAATGATAAACCTTCCGTGACGTTGGTCCACAAAGGTAACATTATGAAATACACCGAAGGTGCATTCAAAGAGTGGGGCTATGAACTTGCAATAGAGCGCTTTGGTGGTGAACTACTTGATGGTGGGCCGTGGGTTAAAATCAAGAACCCTAAAAATGGTAAAGACATTATTATTAAAGATGTGATTGCTGATGCCTTTTTACAGCAAATTTTAATGCGTCCAGCGGACTATTCTGTTATTGCGACACTTAATTTAAATGGTGACTATATTTCTGATGCGTTGGCAGCAGAAGTAGGGGGAATTGGCATTGCACCGGGCGCTAATATTGGTGGTGCGATAGCAGTTTACGAGGCAACACACGGAACAGCACCAAAGTATGCGGGGCAGGATAAGGTTAATCCTGGTTCAATTATTCTTTCTGCTGAAATGATGTTACGTGATATGGGGTGGGGCGAAGCTGCTGATTTGATTATCAAAGGTGTTTCTGGTGCAATTGAAGCGAAAACAGTAACGTATGACTTTGAACGATTAATGCCGAATGCAACCCTATTGCGCTGTTCTGAATTTGGTCAAGCCATTATTCATCATATGGAAGATTAA
- a CDS encoding PhzF family phenazine biosynthesis protein — MKMYQVDAFTQVLFKGNPAAVIVLDEWLDEYLMQNIALENNLSETAFVKKIDETNYEIRWFSPTDEVAFCGHATLASAFVLFKDFTRLKTIQFHVRELGIFIVSQAADGKIKMNFPIRKAELVSEYPQELRDGLTKPFKAVYLNGQAYIVEYETVADVLNEQPDFEKLKQLGALRTAITASQPDVAITARGEGQFDCVSRYFAPAIGINEDPVTGSIHTAIAPLWSEKLDQTQLIAYQASVRGGILECVIESEDRIEISGYAKLYMQAELTI; from the coding sequence ATGAAAATGTATCAAGTTGATGCTTTTACCCAAGTATTATTTAAAGGCAATCCAGCAGCAGTCATTGTCTTAGATGAATGGTTGGATGAGTATCTCATGCAAAATATCGCATTAGAGAATAATCTTTCTGAAACGGCTTTTGTTAAAAAGATTGATGAGACAAATTATGAAATTCGTTGGTTTTCGCCAACGGATGAGGTCGCTTTTTGTGGACATGCGACACTGGCAAGTGCATTCGTATTATTTAAAGATTTTACAAGATTAAAAACCATTCAATTTCATGTGCGTGAGTTGGGAATTTTTATCGTTAGTCAAGCAGCAGACGGCAAGATTAAAATGAATTTCCCTATTCGAAAAGCTGAACTTGTATCTGAATATCCTCAGGAACTTCGAGATGGTTTAACCAAGCCATTTAAAGCGGTTTATCTGAATGGTCAGGCGTATATTGTTGAATATGAAACAGTCGCTGATGTATTAAACGAGCAGCCTGATTTTGAAAAATTAAAACAATTAGGCGCATTACGTACCGCAATTACTGCATCTCAACCTGATGTTGCTATTACAGCGAGAGGCGAAGGTCAGTTTGATTGTGTATCTCGCTATTTCGCCCCTGCGATTGGGATTAATGAAGATCCTGTTACGGGTTCGATTCATACTGCAATTGCGCCCTTATGGTCTGAAAAACTTGATCAAACTCAGCTTATCGCATATCAGGCATCAGTTCGAGGTGGGATTTTAGAGTGTGTGATTGAGTCTGAGGATCGTATTGAAATTTCAGGTTATGCAAAACTGTATATGCAGGCTGAACTGACGATCTAA